The following proteins are encoded in a genomic region of Primulina huaijiensis isolate GDHJ02 chromosome 3, ASM1229523v2, whole genome shotgun sequence:
- the LOC140974599 gene encoding uncharacterized protein produces the protein MDNTDRSWMYRRLENGFLSSEFCVGVETFVSFALSHPECLLDGKLRCPCNRKKCRNKCFEEAETVKFHLGRYGFVPNYYCWQFHGDQYVPPMFPNFNMEAPSSSTCFVNRSTQQEFIDPIQSDQYFCNTEHGNPYFDDTNQNETNEFAEENPHTDSGNDDPQSPNSPVKSLYEMIKSAEKEIWDGNPHGHSLLSVLARLLKMKQEHNMSERNYNDMCQLMSELCPSDNSVPESFYATKKLIKDLGLPVEKIDVCQNNCMIYWGEDDSLTECKICQHPRYRRSRRRSTNRKTQTPYKKMYYFPITQRLQRLYASTATASHMRWHKEHHFDGETMTHPSDSPAWRHFDAMHPSFASEIRNVRLGMSTDGFQPFGQSGQQYSSWPVIVTPYNLPPWMCMKEEYMFLTVIVPGPHNPKDKLDVFLQPLIAELQSLWCSGVQTYDMHSKQNFNLRVALLWTISDFPAYAMLSGWSTAGKQACPHCMSDSNAFTLPCSGKTSWFDNHRKFLPEDHPLRRNRVMFIRGRRVLDPAPIVKQGDELLNELEEYGFRPSYEVDSETINKEIASYVQCGWRRRSILWELPYWSTNLIRHNLDVMHVEKNVFDNVFNTVCNIQGRTKDNAKTRADLVQMNIRPELHPDGDTGQYPKAAYTLDRRGRQVLFGWLKDVKFCDGYVSKMARCVDMQKLRMFGMKSHDCHVFMQRLIPVAFRELLPRLVWEVLTELSLFFADLTSKNIKQSDIMRLNDDLVLILCKLEKIFPPRFFDSMEHLCVHLPFEARIAGPVQFRWMYPYERFLRKLKNTVRNKARVEGSICNAYLVKEASIFCQYYFNETSTARGRKRRQHQATYEDTGSTEMLSIFRSRGRKIGAGRSRWLTADEYQELATYILLNCEEITPFVRMYEDYLHRENPHLNDANIDSLLHTNLFGWFKNYAELQSAESMSPMIKQVAAGPFQKVNTYRGYNVNGFNFHTVNDTTYKATNNSGIQVSGQYKRGECTEYYGQVQEVIEVEYSGLPLKQAILFKCSWFDINPRSGTRVHSKYKIVDVNCNRRLGSWEPFVFATQASQVVYLRYPTTRRAVSEWMYVSSLRQRAYVSDVTAPVTSPEDITNAFQNNDSETHAVETQFLLASQNLVDVDVVYDIEIDVYSTDSERDESVPTDDEERQCHQSD, from the exons ATGGATAACACAGATAGAAGTTGGATGTATCGTAGGTTGGAAAATGGGTTCTTGAGTAGTGAATTTTGTGTTGGTGTTGAGACATTTGTGTCATTTGCACTAAGTCATCCTGAGTGTTTATTGGATGGGAAATTACGATGTCCATGCAACCGTAAGAAGTGTCGAAACAAATGTTTTGAGGAAGCCGAGACTGTAAAGTTTCATTTAGGTAGATATGGTTTCGTACCGAATTATTATTGTTGGCAGTTTCATGGTGATCAGTACGTCCCTCCTATGTTTCCAAACTTCAATATGGAGGCTCCTTCTTCATCTACTTGTTTCGTAAACAGATCAACTCAACAAGAATTCATTGACCCGATTCAATCTGATCAATACTTTTGTAATACTGAACATGGAAACCCATACTTCGATGACACAAATCAAAATGAAACGAATGAATTTGCCGAAGAAAATCCCCATACAGACTCTGGCAATGATGATCCTCAAAGTCCAAACAGTCCTGTAAAATCTCTGTACGAAATGATTAAATCTGCTGAGAAAGAAATTTGGGATGGAAATCCACACGGTCATTCTTTGTTGTCTGTGTTAGCTCGATTATTGAAGATGAAACAAGAGCATAACATGTCTGAGCGAAACTATAATGATATGTGTCAATTAATGTCTGAGCTATGTCCTTCCGATAACTCAGTGCCTGAGAGTTTTTATGCGACAAAGAAACTTATTAAAGATCTTGGACTTCCAGTCGAGAAAATAGatgtatgtcaaaataactgCATGATATATTGGGGGGAAGACGACTCATTGACAGAGTGTAAGATTTGTCAACATCCTCGGTACAGGCGTAGCAGACGTCGATCTACTAATCGTAAAACACAAACTCCGTACAAAAAGATGTATTACTTTCCAATCACTCAACGTTTGCAACGATTATATGCGTCAACAGCTACAGCCTCACATATGCGTTGGCACAAGGAACATCATTTCGATGGTGAAACAATGACACATCCTTCAGATTCTCCAGCGTGGCGTCATTTCGACGCGATGCATCCATCATTTGCATCTGAGATTCGAAATGTGAGGTTAGGAATGTCAACCGATGGATTTCAACCTTTTGGTCAAAGTGGTCAGCAATATTCATCATGGCCTGTTATTGTCACGCCATACAACTTACCCCCTTGGATGTGCATGAAAGAAGAATACATGTTCTTGACGGTGATTGTACCTGGGCCACATAACCCGAAAGACAAACTCGACGTATTTCTTCAGCCGTTAATTGCAGAACTCCAATCACTGTGGTGTTCTGGTGTGCAGACATACGACATGCATTCGAAACAAAACTTTAATCTAAGAGTTGCTTTGCTCTGGACCATAAGTGATTTTCCAGCCTACGCAATGTTATCCGGGTGGAGCACTGCAGGGAAGCAGGCTTGTCCTCATTGCATGTCTGATTCAAACGCTTTTACCCTACCATGCAGTGGCAAAACAAGTTGGTTTGACAACCACCGAAAATTCTTGCCTGAAGATCACCCATTGCGTCGAAATAGAGTTATGTTTATTCGTGGAAGACGTGTTCTGGACCCAGCGCCAATTGTCAAACAAGGTGATGAGTTACTGAACGAGTTGGAAGAATACGGATTCAGACCTTCGTATGAGGTTGACTCTGAAACGATAAACAAAGAAATTGCTAGTTATGTGCAATGTGGATGGAGAAGAAGAAGTATACTTTGGGAACTTCCTTACTGGAGTACAAACTTGATTCGACACAACTTGGATGTGATGCATGTTGAGAAAAATGTTTTCGACAATGTCTTCAACACTGTTTGTAACATACAAGGACGCACAAAAGATAACGCAAAAACAAGGGCAGATCTCGTCCAAATGAATATAAGACCAGAGTTACATCCCGACGGAGATACAGGTCAATATCCTAAAGCAGCGTACACTCTTGACAGGAGAGGCCGACAAGTTTTATTCGGTTGGCTTAAGGATGTTAAATTTTGTGATGGTTATGTCTCCAAAATGGCACGTTGTGTGGACATGCAGAAATTGCGAATGTTTGGGATGAAAAGTCATGACTGCCATGTGTTCATGCAACGTTTGATTCCTGTTGCATTCAGAGAGTTGTTACCACGTCTTGTTTGGGAAGTATTGACAGAGCTAAGCCTTTTCTTCGCGGACTTAACATCCAAAAACATCAAACAAAGTGATATTATGCGTTTAAATGATGATCTTGTCCTCATTTTGTGCAAGTTAGAAAAGATTTTCCCCCCTAGATTTTTCGACTCCATGGAACATTTATGTGTGCATCTACCTTTCGAAGCTCGCATCGCAGGTCCTGTTCAATTTAGGTGGATGTATCCGTACGAAAGATTTCTTAGAAAGCTGAAGAACACAGTTCGTAATAAGGCACGGGTTGAGGGTTCGATATGCAATGCCTACTTGGTTAAGGAGGCGTCAATATTCTGTCAGTACTACTTCAATGAGACATCGACAGCTAGGGGACGAAAACGTAGACAACATCAAGCAACTTACGAAGACACTGGAAGCACAGAGATGTTGTCTATTTTTCGCAGTCGAGGACGAAAGATTGGAGCGGGAAGGTCTAGATGGCTAACTGCTGATGAATATCAAGAACTTGCCACATATATTTTACTGAATTGCGAGGAAATCACGCCATTTGTCag AATGTACGAAGACTACTTGCACAGAGAGAATCCACACTTGAATGACGCTAATATTGACTCCTTGTTGCATACCAATTTATTTGGGTGGTTCAAGAATTAC GCTGAATTGCAGAGCGCAGAATCTATGTCTCCAATGATAAAACAGGTTGCAGCAGGTCCATTTCAAAAGGTCAATACGTATCGAGGATATAATGTCAATGGTTTCAACTTCCACACGGTCAATGATACAACTTATAAAGCAACAAACAACTCAGGCATTCAAGTTAGCGGTCAGTACAAACGTGGAGAGTGTACAGAGTATTACGGACAAGTACAAGAAGTAATTGAAGTTGAGTATTCTGGTCTCCCACTGAAGCAAGcaatacttttcaaatgttcttGGTTTGATATCAATCCTCGTTCAGGCACGCGCGTACACAGTAAGTACAAGATTGTAGATGTTAATTGTAACAGAAGATTAGGTTCATGGGAGCCATTTGTCTTTGCGACACAAGCGTCACAAGTGGTCTATTTGAGATATCCTACGACAAGAAGAGCTGTTTCAGAATGGATGTATGTGAGCAGTTTGCGTCAAAGAGCTTATGTCTCTGATGTCACCGCACCTGTTACCTCACCCGAGGATATCACAAATGCTTTTCAGAACAATGACAGTGAAACACATGCTGTTGAAACTCAATTTCTGTTAGCATCGCAAAATCTTGTCGATGTCGATGTTGTGTATGACATTGAAATTGATGTATACTCCACTGATAGTGAAAGAGATGAATCTGTTCCAACCGACGATGAGGAACGACAATGTCATCAGAGTGACTAG
- the LOC140974601 gene encoding uncharacterized protein: MSGHRDDSPPPPPPDNRIELSIRDGIFVPHNSRVSRYISAQFSLQTCDPGWSWRYTRYTWAADIDAQVRDLWFRTTATLYRRTIHGWRTSGHHPQTVTPERWAAWTATWQQQDWQDRAAKNKANRNNEPAGQGTGTTKHIAGAKTYRARHGRNPTSWELYVHTHRHDDGSFVDTRSRLLHEEMERYMAESMTPVDDGSEHAVPSPRSVNSMFKSVVGGKKKGRMYGCGSMASTLYPDEMAPGRHGGSSGVSQSSQSQQMADMRQTLDSSLRRNDELYERMQATEAENAMLRDRMVSLEEHVRVLVAGMSQGATAHTSGRTLLGPGTSHRGRSRGALVASSSRTHRLSQSYVPPTQGYEDGDDDDEETQSPEDSFFRFFLRHLYQTLSLTFVD; this comes from the exons ATGTCTGGACATCGCGATGATTCCCCGCCTCCTCCACCGCCTGATAACAGGATTGAGCTCAGCATCAGGGATGGGAT ATTTGTCCCACATAATAGTCGTGTCTCGAGATACATATCGGCTCAGTTCTCATTGCAGACATGTGATCCCGGCTGGTCGTGGAGGTAT ACGAGGTATACATGGGCTGCTGACATTGATGCTCAGGTACGAGACTTGTGGTTCCGTACCACTGCTACCCTATACCGCCGGACCATTCACGGCTGGAGGACTAGTGGCCATCATCCACAGACGGTCACGCCTGAGAGATGGGCTGCTTGGACTGCTACATGGCAGCAACAGGATTGGCAGGACAGAGCCGCGAAGAACAAGGCCAACAGGAACAACGAGCCTGCAGGTCAAGGAACAGGGACGACGAAACATATTGCAGGTGCGAAGACGTAC CGAGCACGACATGGCAGAAATCCAACGTCATGGGAGCTATACGTTCACACACATCGACATGACGATGGATCGTTCGTTGACACGCGATCACGCCTGCTTCAC GAAGAGATGGAGCGCTACATGGCTGAGTCGATGACCCCTGTAGATGATGGATCAGAGCATGCTGTTCCCAGCCCGCGTTCGGTGAACAGCATGTTCAAGAGTGTGGTTGGGGGGAAGAAGAAGGGGAGGATGTACGGGTGTGGGTCGATGGCCAGCACCTTATATCCAGATGAGATGGCTCCGGGTAGACATGGTGGGTCATCGGGTGTCAGTCAGTCGTCTCAGTCCCAGCAGATGGCAGACATGCGACAGACTCTAGATTCATCTTTACGCCGTAACGATGAACTTTACGAGAGGATGCAGGCAACAGAGGCGGAGAACGCCATGCTGAGAGATCGCATGGTGTCACTAGAAGAGCATGTCCGAGTCTTAGTTGCAGGCATGTCACAGGGAGCTACTGCGCATACATCAGGCCGCACGCTGCTTGGACCAGGCACTTCTCACAGGGGTCGATCACGTGGCGCATTAGTTGCTTCTTCATCTCGTACCCACAGATTATCACAAAGTTATGTTCCTCCGACGCAGGGGTACGAGGATGGAGATGACGACGATGAAGAGACCCAGTCACCTGAGGATagtttttttcgattttttttacgACATTTGTACCAAACACTTTCATTAACCTTTGTGGATTAG